The following are encoded in a window of Acipenser ruthenus chromosome 26, fAciRut3.2 maternal haplotype, whole genome shotgun sequence genomic DNA:
- the LOC117430706 gene encoding 14-3-3 protein epsilon isoform X2 produces MEEREDLVYQAKLAEQAERYDEMVESMKKVAGMDVELTVEERNLLSVAYKNVIGARRASWRIISSIEQKEENKGGEDKLKMIREYRQTVENELKSICNDILDVLDKHLIPAANTGESKVFYYKMKGDYHRYLAEFATGNDRKEAAENSLVAYKAASDIAMTELPPTHPIRLGLALNFSVFYYEILNSPDRACRLAKAAFDDAIAELDTLSEESYKDSTLIMQLLRDNLTLWTSDMQGDDS; encoded by the exons ATGGAAGAGCGAGAGGACTTAGTCTATCAGGCCAAACTGGCCGAGCAGGCGGAGAGATACGACG aaatggtGGAGTCCATGAAGAAGGTTGCCGGAATGGACGTTGAGTTAACGGTAGAGGAGAGGAACCTACTTTCTGttgcatataaaaatgtaatcgGTGCAAGGAGAGCGTCGTGGAGGATAATCAGCAGTATTGAACAGAAAGAAGAGAACAAGGGCGGGGAAGACAAATTAAAAATGATCCGTGAATACAGGCAAACG gtTGAAAATGAACTGAAATCAATCTGCAACGACATTCTGGATGTACTGGACAAGCACCTCATTCCAGCCGCAAATACCGGAGAGTCCAAGGTTTTCTACTACAAAAT gaaAGGAGATTATCACAGGTATCTGGCAGAATTCGCTACAGGGAACGACAGGAAGGAGGCTGCAGAAAACAGCTTGGTAGCTTACAAAGCTGCTAGTGATATTGCAATGACAGAACTTCCACCAACACACCCTATTCGCTTAGGTCTTGCTCTGAACTTCTCTGTATTCTACTATGAAATCCTCAATTCCCCTGACCGCGCATGCAG GTTGGCAAAGGCAGCATTTGACGATGCCATTGCAGAACTGGACACACTGAGTGAAGAAAGCTACAAGGACTCCACACTCATCATGCAGTTGTTACGTGATAACCTGACACTATGGACTTCAGATATGCAGGGAGATG atTCCTAA
- the LOC117430706 gene encoding 14-3-3 protein epsilon isoform X1 yields MEEREDLVYQAKLAEQAERYDEMVESMKKVAGMDVELTVEERNLLSVAYKNVIGARRASWRIISSIEQKEENKGGEDKLKMIREYRQTVENELKSICNDILDVLDKHLIPAANTGESKVFYYKMKGDYHRYLAEFATGNDRKEAAENSLVAYKAASDIAMTELPPTHPIRLGLALNFSVFYYEILNSPDRACRLAKAAFDDAIAELDTLSEESYKDSTLIMQLLRDNLTLWTSDMQGDGEEQNKEALQDVEDETQ; encoded by the exons ATGGAAGAGCGAGAGGACTTAGTCTATCAGGCCAAACTGGCCGAGCAGGCGGAGAGATACGACG aaatggtGGAGTCCATGAAGAAGGTTGCCGGAATGGACGTTGAGTTAACGGTAGAGGAGAGGAACCTACTTTCTGttgcatataaaaatgtaatcgGTGCAAGGAGAGCGTCGTGGAGGATAATCAGCAGTATTGAACAGAAAGAAGAGAACAAGGGCGGGGAAGACAAATTAAAAATGATCCGTGAATACAGGCAAACG gtTGAAAATGAACTGAAATCAATCTGCAACGACATTCTGGATGTACTGGACAAGCACCTCATTCCAGCCGCAAATACCGGAGAGTCCAAGGTTTTCTACTACAAAAT gaaAGGAGATTATCACAGGTATCTGGCAGAATTCGCTACAGGGAACGACAGGAAGGAGGCTGCAGAAAACAGCTTGGTAGCTTACAAAGCTGCTAGTGATATTGCAATGACAGAACTTCCACCAACACACCCTATTCGCTTAGGTCTTGCTCTGAACTTCTCTGTATTCTACTATGAAATCCTCAATTCCCCTGACCGCGCATGCAG GTTGGCAAAGGCAGCATTTGACGATGCCATTGCAGAACTGGACACACTGAGTGAAGAAAGCTACAAGGACTCCACACTCATCATGCAGTTGTTACGTGATAACCTGACACTATGGACTTCAGATATGCAGGGAGATG GtgaagaacagaacaaagaagcACTGCAGGATGTGGAAGATGAAACCCAGTGA
- the LOC131701756 gene encoding uncharacterized protein LOC131701756, which produces MQNWTMVKKEIGRPGNKSSRKSAKGSRKKKKEKKEKKESEPQPVSPLVYNSHVALEELLVKHQRSPVEEGIGSVRAELAEYQASRTKGQQITVRMGLSRKICRFVLPMDMKELENLTALEYLRRYCFVCSRRQNYYNKSFDKFDRDRDGILSLKEMERALKDVYTDDITSEKVQELAELVRAVSETQFDRQLFGAMCALSERLFYTSFVTEDTEDAGNGERHRVEEADFCSLTSRFRGCDIQGNMKSLLSML; this is translated from the exons ATGCAGAACTGGACCATGGTGAAAAAGGAAATCGGCAGACCAGGCAACAAAAG CAGCCGCAAATCAGCGAAGGGGAGCAGGAAAAAGAAGAAAGAGAAGAAGGAGAAAAAGGAGAGCGAGCCGCAGCCTGTCAGCCCACTCGTCTACAATTCCCAT GTGGCGCTGGAGGAGCTGCTGGTAAAGCACCAGAGGAGCCCCGTGGAGGAAGGGATCGGCAGTGTGAGAGCCGAACTCGCAGAGTACCAGGCCAGT AGGACGAAAGGTCAACAGATCACAGTGAGGATGGGACTGTCCCGTAAGATCTGTCGCTTTGTGCTGCCCATGGACATGAAGGAGCTGGAAA ACCTCACAGCCCTGGAGTATCTGAGGAGATACTGCTTCGTGTGCTCCAGGAGGCAAAACTACTACAATAAGTCTTTCGACAAATTCGACAGAGACAGGGATGGGATCCTCTCACTCAAG GAGATGGAGCGCGCTCTGAAGGACGTCTACACTGATGACATCACCTCTGAGAAGGTGCAGGAGCTGGCAGAGCTGGTGCGGGCGGTCAGTGAGACGCAGTTCGACCGGCAGCTCTTCGGTGCCATGTGTGCCCTCTCTGAGCGCCTGTTCTACACATCCTTCGT aactgaagacactgaggaCGCAGGGAACGGAGAGCGCCATCGTGTTGAGGAGGCTGATTTCTGCTCCCTGACGTCCCGGTTCAGAGGCTGCGATATCCAGGGTAACATGAAGAGCCTTCTCAGCATGCTGTAG